The following coding sequences are from one Brooklawnia cerclae window:
- a CDS encoding Sir2 family NAD-dependent protein deacetylase: MPTTVSPHPSLPGEPVSQGATPSNPRHSSHRATSQWQPSTHVKGTVDDARRVLERAGTAVLLTGAGMSTDSGVPDYRGPSAVRATPMLYSEFVGDPMARKRYWARNYQGWAHLHRAEPNAGHLAVAAWERLGIPTALTGVITQNVDGLHEEAGTRRLITLHGRSADVVCLSCGRLFSRTALQTRLAEANPEVPLAEFLGHAELRPDADAEVTDWQQFVVPDCEVCGGVLKPDVVFFGETVPKHRVTAAMSWCDAADALVVAGSSLTVMSGLRFVRHIAKRGRPVVIVNHGATRADDLATVRLDDSVADVLTALSGVA, translated from the coding sequence GTGCCGACCACAGTCAGCCCTCATCCCTCCCTTCCCGGTGAACCTGTCTCGCAGGGGGCCACGCCATCGAACCCGCGCCACTCCAGCCACCGCGCGACGAGCCAGTGGCAGCCCAGCACCCATGTGAAGGGCACCGTGGACGACGCCCGGCGCGTCCTGGAACGGGCCGGCACGGCGGTGTTGCTGACGGGTGCGGGCATGTCGACCGACTCGGGGGTTCCCGACTACCGCGGCCCGTCGGCGGTGCGCGCCACCCCCATGCTGTATTCGGAGTTCGTCGGCGATCCGATGGCCCGCAAGCGGTACTGGGCGCGCAACTACCAGGGCTGGGCGCATCTGCATCGCGCCGAACCGAACGCGGGGCATCTCGCGGTGGCCGCCTGGGAGCGTCTCGGTATACCCACGGCGCTCACTGGGGTGATCACCCAGAACGTCGACGGGTTGCACGAGGAGGCCGGCACCCGGCGCCTCATCACGCTGCACGGCCGGTCGGCCGATGTCGTCTGCCTGAGCTGCGGGCGACTTTTCTCGCGGACTGCTCTGCAGACCAGGCTCGCGGAGGCCAACCCGGAGGTTCCGCTCGCCGAGTTCCTCGGGCACGCCGAGCTTCGTCCCGACGCGGACGCCGAGGTCACCGACTGGCAGCAGTTCGTCGTCCCCGACTGCGAGGTGTGTGGGGGAGTGTTGAAGCCCGACGTGGTCTTCTTCGGCGAGACGGTGCCCAAGCATCGGGTCACAGCCGCCATGAGCTGGTGTGATGCCGCTGATGCCCTTGTGGTGGCCGGATCGAGCCTGACGGTGATGTCGGGGTTGCGTTTCGTGCGGCACATCGCCAAGCGTGGACGGCCCGTCGTGATCGTCAATCATGGGGCGACGCGTGCGGACGATCTCGCCACCGTGCGGCTGGACGACTCGGTCGCCGACGTGCTGACGGCGCTGTCCGGCGTCGCCTGA
- a CDS encoding ABC transporter ATP-binding protein — translation MTTPIVQPAQGQPEARPGPAVRVSGLTKNYGSIRALDGLDLALAPGQVVGLLGENGCGKTTLLKILAGVMADHKGEVWIAGHRPGPASKAHVSFLPDAGFLNDDDRISDCVELFGDFFADFNEPRARELIDFFGLSTDRRLRELSKGMREKVQIALAMGRDARVFLLDEPISGVDPAARQVILDGIVRGITEDSLVLISTHLIHDLEPILDSIVMMRHGRVLLAGQVDDLRAEHHCSIDALFREVYSWSAH, via the coding sequence ATGACCACGCCAATCGTCCAGCCCGCTCAAGGGCAACCGGAGGCGCGGCCCGGTCCCGCCGTCCGGGTCAGCGGGCTGACCAAGAACTACGGCTCGATCCGCGCCCTCGACGGGCTCGACCTCGCCCTGGCCCCCGGCCAGGTCGTCGGCCTGCTCGGCGAGAACGGCTGCGGCAAGACGACCCTGCTGAAGATCCTGGCCGGGGTGATGGCCGACCACAAGGGGGAGGTGTGGATCGCGGGGCATCGTCCCGGGCCGGCTTCGAAGGCGCACGTCTCGTTTCTCCCGGACGCCGGCTTCCTGAACGACGACGACCGCATCAGCGACTGTGTCGAGTTGTTCGGCGACTTCTTCGCCGACTTCAACGAGCCGCGGGCCCGCGAACTCATCGACTTCTTCGGCCTGAGCACCGACCGGAGACTGCGCGAGTTGAGCAAGGGGATGCGCGAGAAGGTGCAGATCGCGCTCGCGATGGGCCGTGACGCCCGGGTCTTCCTGCTGGACGAGCCGATCAGCGGAGTCGATCCGGCGGCCCGCCAGGTGATCCTGGACGGCATCGTCCGCGGTATCACCGAGGACTCGCTGGTGCTGATCTCCACTCACCTGATCCACGACCTCGAACCGATCCTCGATTCGATCGTGATGATGCGTCATGGACGCGTCCTGCTCGCCGGGCAGGTCGACGACCTGCGCGCCGAGCACCACTGCAGCATCGACGCACTCTTCCGGGAGGTCTACTCATGGTCGGCACACTGA
- a CDS encoding RNA polymerase sigma factor yields the protein MTNPYRDIPEASDAAVIRDSLDDPEQFAIIFERHSSVVHGYLGRRAGSVADDLLGEVFLIAFRKRHTFDPDASSARPWLFGIASNLLARRARAETARYRALARLAVVSADDVDALERSDARIDASAARRAIATGLADLHSRDRDVLLMTAWADMSYADIAEALDIPLGTVRSRLHRARTLMRSHLSGIVISGAMPTDEPSPLAPSRGLIPFATKDES from the coding sequence ATGACCAACCCGTACCGAGATATCCCGGAAGCGAGCGACGCGGCCGTCATCCGGGACTCACTGGACGACCCCGAGCAATTCGCGATCATCTTCGAGCGCCACTCGTCGGTCGTCCATGGCTACCTGGGCAGGCGTGCGGGATCTGTGGCCGACGATCTGTTGGGCGAGGTCTTCCTGATTGCCTTCCGCAAGCGGCACACCTTCGACCCGGACGCGAGTTCCGCACGCCCATGGCTGTTCGGAATCGCCTCCAACCTTCTCGCGCGCCGCGCCCGTGCCGAGACCGCGCGATACCGAGCACTGGCTCGCCTCGCCGTCGTTTCCGCTGACGACGTCGACGCTCTGGAACGATCGGACGCCCGGATCGATGCGAGTGCGGCACGCCGAGCTATCGCGACCGGGTTGGCCGATCTGCATTCACGCGATCGTGACGTGCTGCTGATGACAGCGTGGGCGGACATGTCCTACGCCGATATCGCCGAGGCTCTCGACATTCCCCTCGGCACCGTCCGCTCACGACTTCATCGTGCCCGTACCCTCATGCGAAGCCACCTGTCCGGCATCGTGATTTCCGGTGCCATGCCAACGGACGAACCATCACCCCTCGCCCCGAGCCGGGGGCTGATCCCTTTTGCCACAAAGGACGAATCATGA
- the metG gene encoding methionine--tRNA ligase yields MCAHILATAAWPYANGPRHIGHVSGFGVPSDVFARYMRMRGHEVLLVSGSDEHGTAIQVKAEAEGLTPQEAADKYHGIIVEDLQGLGLSYDLYTRTTTRNHEAVTQELFKTLYDNGYIVLETLMGAISPSTGRTLPDRYIEGTCPFCKFEYARGDQCDNCGRQLDPIDLINPHSRINGEAPEFRETQHFFLDLPALADQLMEWLNTRVDWRPNVLNFSFNYAKELKPRAITRDLDWGIRIPLEGWRDEDMKRIYVWFDAVTGYLSASIEWAIRSGDPDAWRSWWNDEDARCYMFMGKDNIVFHSVIWPSMLLGANGEGSRGGERSSWFGKLDLPTEVVSSEFLTMKGSKVDTSHGHVIYVRDFLREFGPDALRYYIAVAGPEARDTDFTWDEFVRRNNTELANEWGNLVNRSVSMANRNNGAVPPAHELSTADEELLASSRAAFDTVGGLLEQRKFKAAITEAMRVVSLANQYLSQMEPWKLKDDTDRRDTVLHVALQVVSDANTLLTPFLPHSAQKVYELLGGEGTWAAQPEIKVVDEGEGTASYPILTGDYASEHARWESRPIAVGTPLAKPTPLFRKLDESLGETGPEWAPLA; encoded by the coding sequence ATGTGCGCTCACATCCTGGCTACCGCTGCCTGGCCGTACGCCAACGGCCCCCGTCACATCGGTCACGTCTCCGGTTTCGGCGTGCCCTCTGACGTCTTCGCGCGGTACATGCGAATGCGGGGGCACGAGGTGCTGCTGGTCAGCGGGTCGGACGAGCACGGCACCGCGATCCAGGTGAAGGCGGAGGCCGAGGGGCTCACGCCGCAGGAGGCCGCCGACAAGTACCACGGCATCATCGTCGAGGACCTCCAGGGCCTGGGGCTGTCGTACGACCTCTACACGCGGACGACGACCCGCAACCACGAGGCGGTCACCCAGGAACTGTTCAAGACCCTCTACGACAACGGGTACATCGTCCTCGAGACGCTCATGGGCGCGATCTCGCCGTCCACCGGTCGCACGCTGCCCGACCGCTACATCGAGGGCACCTGCCCGTTCTGCAAGTTCGAGTACGCCCGCGGTGACCAGTGCGACAACTGCGGACGCCAGCTCGACCCGATCGACCTGATCAACCCGCATTCGCGGATCAACGGCGAGGCCCCGGAGTTCCGCGAGACCCAGCACTTCTTCCTCGATCTGCCGGCCCTGGCCGACCAACTGATGGAATGGCTCAACACGCGGGTCGACTGGCGTCCCAACGTGCTGAACTTCAGCTTCAACTACGCCAAGGAACTCAAGCCGCGCGCGATCACCCGCGACCTCGACTGGGGCATCCGCATCCCGCTCGAGGGCTGGCGCGACGAGGACATGAAGCGCATCTACGTGTGGTTCGATGCCGTCACCGGCTACCTGTCGGCGTCCATCGAGTGGGCGATCCGCTCCGGCGACCCCGATGCATGGCGGTCGTGGTGGAACGACGAGGACGCCCGCTGCTACATGTTCATGGGCAAGGACAACATCGTCTTCCACTCGGTGATCTGGCCCTCGATGCTGCTGGGCGCCAACGGGGAGGGCAGCCGCGGCGGTGAGCGGAGTTCCTGGTTCGGCAAGCTCGACCTGCCCACCGAGGTGGTGTCGTCCGAGTTCCTGACGATGAAGGGATCGAAGGTCGACACCTCGCACGGCCACGTCATCTACGTGCGCGACTTCCTGCGCGAGTTCGGCCCCGACGCCCTGCGCTACTACATCGCGGTGGCCGGCCCCGAGGCTCGCGACACCGACTTCACGTGGGACGAGTTCGTGCGCCGCAACAACACCGAGCTCGCCAACGAATGGGGCAACCTCGTGAACCGGTCGGTCTCGATGGCCAACCGGAACAACGGGGCCGTCCCGCCCGCCCACGAACTCAGCACGGCCGACGAGGAACTGCTCGCGTCCAGCCGCGCGGCGTTCGACACCGTCGGCGGACTGCTGGAGCAGCGCAAGTTCAAGGCGGCCATCACCGAGGCGATGCGGGTGGTGAGTCTGGCCAACCAGTACCTGTCGCAGATGGAACCCTGGAAGCTCAAGGACGACACCGATCGCCGCGACACCGTGCTGCATGTGGCGCTCCAGGTCGTCTCGGACGCGAACACCCTGCTCACCCCGTTCCTGCCGCACTCGGCGCAGAAGGTGTACGAGCTGTTGGGTGGCGAGGGAACATGGGCTGCCCAGCCCGAGATCAAGGTCGTGGACGAGGGCGAGGGCACCGCGTCCTATCCGATCCTCACCGGCGACTACGCCTCGGAGCACGCCCGCTGGGAATCGCGCCCGATCGCGGTCGGCACCCCGCTCGCCAAGCCGACACCTCTGTTCCGCAAGCTGGACGAGTCGCTGGGTGAGACCGGCCCCGAGTGGGCGCCGCTCGCCTGA
- the ilvA gene encoding threonine ammonia-lyase IlvA, which yields MISAADVEAAAATLAGVARRTDLVTNERLSALVGASVLLKREDLQPVRSYKLRGAYHLMSHLSDAERAAGVVCASAGNHGQGVAYACAHLGIRGRIFCPTTTPRQKRDRMRALGGEWVELVFVGNTYDEAATASHREAERTGAVPVPAFDDLRTIAGQGTVAAEIVDQLGRAPDVLLVPVGGGGLLAGCLTWMAERYPQTRVVGVEPAGAASMQAALAAGQPVPLDEFDTFADGVAVRTAGSLTFPIIQRIGCDWATVPEGQICTEMLDLYQVDGVIAEPAGALASSALRSQVRVGAGDLVVAIVSGGNNDVSRYSEIIERSLVFEGRKHYFLVAFPQEPGAFRRFLNDILGPDDDITMFEYVKRNNRETGPALVGIELGHPDDLPALLARMEASPLQIEPIDPNSPFYRYVV from the coding sequence ATGATCAGCGCAGCCGACGTGGAGGCAGCCGCCGCCACTCTCGCCGGGGTGGCCCGGCGAACCGACCTTGTCACCAACGAACGGCTCAGCGCCCTGGTCGGCGCCAGCGTCCTGCTCAAACGGGAGGACCTGCAGCCGGTCCGTTCGTACAAGCTGCGCGGTGCGTACCACCTGATGAGCCATCTGTCGGACGCGGAGCGTGCCGCCGGGGTGGTCTGTGCCTCGGCCGGCAACCACGGTCAGGGCGTCGCCTACGCGTGTGCGCACCTGGGCATCCGGGGACGCATCTTCTGCCCGACGACCACCCCGCGCCAGAAGCGCGACCGCATGCGGGCGCTCGGCGGCGAATGGGTCGAGCTGGTCTTCGTCGGCAACACCTACGACGAGGCGGCGACGGCGTCCCACCGCGAGGCGGAGCGCACGGGAGCGGTGCCGGTGCCGGCGTTCGACGACCTGCGGACGATCGCCGGTCAGGGAACCGTCGCGGCCGAGATCGTCGACCAGTTGGGCCGGGCGCCGGACGTGCTGCTGGTTCCGGTGGGTGGCGGCGGGCTGCTCGCCGGCTGCCTGACCTGGATGGCCGAACGGTATCCGCAGACCCGTGTGGTGGGGGTGGAGCCGGCGGGTGCCGCGAGCATGCAGGCCGCCCTGGCCGCGGGGCAGCCCGTGCCGCTGGATGAGTTCGACACCTTCGCCGACGGGGTGGCCGTGCGCACCGCCGGGTCGCTGACGTTCCCGATCATCCAGCGGATCGGTTGCGACTGGGCCACGGTTCCCGAGGGGCAGATCTGCACCGAGATGCTCGACCTCTACCAGGTGGACGGGGTGATCGCCGAACCGGCGGGCGCGCTGGCCTCGTCCGCGCTGCGCTCCCAGGTGCGGGTCGGCGCGGGCGACCTGGTCGTGGCGATCGTCTCGGGCGGCAACAACGACGTCTCGCGGTATTCGGAGATCATCGAGCGGTCGCTGGTCTTCGAGGGACGCAAGCACTACTTCCTGGTCGCGTTCCCGCAGGAGCCCGGCGCGTTCCGGCGCTTCCTCAACGACATCCTCGGCCCCGACGACGACATCACGATGTTCGAGTACGTGAAGCGCAACAATCGTGAGACCGGTCCGGCGCTGGTCGGCATCGAGCTGGGTCACCCCGACGACCTGCCGGCACTGCTCGCGCGCATGGAGGCGTCCCCGCTGCAGATCGAGCCCATCGACCCGAACAGCCCCTTCTACCGTTACGTGGTATGA
- a CDS encoding GntR family transcriptional regulator — MDFDASVPIWLQLVAEFRRRIAAGEWAQDSRIAGVRELAVDLGVNPNTVQRALAELERDGLCRSERTSGRFVTADPALIDDLRRDMAAQAADAFVHAGRGVGLTLAQAQNLLEERWTSA; from the coding sequence ATGGACTTCGACGCATCGGTGCCGATCTGGCTTCAGCTGGTGGCCGAGTTCCGCCGACGCATCGCCGCCGGCGAGTGGGCACAGGACTCCCGGATCGCCGGCGTCCGGGAGCTCGCGGTCGATCTCGGGGTGAACCCGAACACCGTCCAGCGCGCGCTGGCCGAACTGGAACGCGACGGGTTGTGCCGTTCCGAGCGCACCAGCGGCCGGTTCGTCACCGCAGATCCCGCGTTGATCGACGATCTGCGCCGGGACATGGCTGCCCAGGCGGCCGATGCCTTCGTCCACGCCGGACGCGGCGTCGGCCTGACGCTGGCCCAGGCCCAGAACCTCCTCGAGGAAAGGTGGACCTCCGCATGA